One stretch of Pedobacter riviphilus DNA includes these proteins:
- a CDS encoding S8 family peptidase, which produces MPEFPHLNLTRKLFGAYNFPVGGSSNPNPLTVANLKNRKNHGNMLKSQLTHLQSSWDNHLETRREAGLPELYDSEIRPIYLQIDLDAFTLESIRHWGIEILSEQENGYIIGVSVDDFNSLRKKIEQFLESKGRYKDKAAQMWQINDGLQWRLDQILTPQLSNKWDQILDEEEYVVYAGIACYKFINDYPVRKENQSEDDFLGRIANWEAERDAAREARDDEAFARQDKLDDLIALYGGEQISGYIDFEDSYYVSFRIVGKGLKDIALSFPYLYELGEIDSYKLPEGLADGLVEIAPELEPPEADAPKICVIDSGIQEQHRLLEPAMDAGTSFSFVPGDVSVADRVNGGGHGTKVAGAVLYGKLIPKNGTHQLPFWIQNARVLNANNELPSGVDPAQLMIDIVEKFHPTRVFNLSIASDTAFAGTHMTPWAATIDKISYEKGKLFIIAAGNISRSSPLPNPGLKELLASGPVYPKYLFGLSSSKISNPAISAFSLTVGSVCHGNYDDLDKKSFGTRDLPSSFSRAGLGLWDMIKPDVVEYGGDFVHEKAGAKLLTNHESVSPELVSSTLGGGGAISKSSVGTSFAAPMVTHIAGWLLKEFPLLSAISYKALIVQAARLPENKFRHPDLNDLKCMGYGIPTLQRATQNSENRVTFLTEGIVTAKGADVFMIKVPKAVNRPGLDNEILLEITLNYRSTVRRTRKYTKSYLSSWLSWEISTPDESYQDFCNRVIKSIDNPKVINGGGKNGLPWTIFNRGNNGIVRDVKRQDSTTQKDWTIVSSNKLPDEFCIAVVGHHGWDKDLKSETSYSLVVSFEALDKNIPIYQQFEVENRVELEQEINV; this is translated from the coding sequence ATGCCTGAATTTCCGCATCTCAACCTCACACGTAAACTTTTCGGCGCGTACAATTTTCCAGTTGGAGGAAGCTCAAATCCTAATCCACTAACAGTTGCCAATCTGAAAAATAGAAAAAATCATGGCAACATGCTCAAGTCCCAACTAACCCATTTGCAAAGCTCTTGGGATAACCATTTGGAGACGAGAAGAGAAGCAGGGTTGCCAGAATTGTATGATTCAGAAATTAGACCAATATACCTTCAGATAGATTTAGATGCGTTTACCTTAGAGTCGATTAGACACTGGGGAATTGAAATTTTGTCAGAGCAGGAAAATGGCTATATCATTGGGGTTTCGGTTGATGATTTTAATTCCCTTAGAAAGAAAATTGAACAATTCCTCGAAAGCAAAGGAAGATACAAGGACAAGGCCGCACAGATGTGGCAGATCAATGACGGATTACAGTGGCGCTTGGATCAAATACTTACACCTCAATTAAGTAACAAGTGGGACCAAATTCTCGATGAAGAAGAATATGTGGTTTATGCAGGAATTGCATGTTATAAATTTATTAATGATTATCCTGTTAGAAAGGAAAACCAATCAGAGGATGATTTTTTAGGGAGAATAGCTAACTGGGAAGCTGAGAGGGATGCGGCGAGGGAGGCTAGAGATGATGAAGCTTTTGCCAGACAGGACAAACTTGATGATCTTATAGCTTTGTATGGAGGCGAACAGATAAGTGGTTATATCGATTTTGAGGACAGCTATTACGTTTCGTTTCGGATTGTTGGCAAAGGATTAAAAGATATAGCTCTGTCATTTCCTTATTTGTATGAATTGGGTGAAATTGACTCTTATAAATTGCCTGAAGGCTTAGCGGATGGGCTAGTTGAAATCGCTCCAGAACTGGAACCACCTGAGGCAGATGCCCCAAAAATTTGTGTAATTGACAGCGGGATACAAGAACAACATCGACTTTTAGAACCAGCAATGGATGCTGGAACCTCTTTTTCATTCGTGCCAGGGGATGTTTCCGTTGCAGATAGGGTGAACGGAGGTGGACATGGCACAAAGGTAGCTGGAGCAGTACTTTATGGAAAATTAATACCTAAAAATGGAACACACCAACTTCCTTTTTGGATACAGAATGCGAGAGTATTAAACGCAAACAACGAATTACCATCGGGTGTGGATCCAGCTCAATTGATGATCGATATTGTTGAAAAATTTCATCCTACGCGAGTTTTTAATTTATCAATTGCAAGTGATACTGCCTTTGCAGGTACGCACATGACACCTTGGGCTGCCACTATAGATAAGATAAGTTATGAAAAAGGAAAGTTGTTTATTATTGCAGCCGGAAATATTTCTCGATCCTCACCCTTACCCAATCCCGGATTAAAAGAGCTACTTGCTTCTGGGCCAGTCTACCCAAAATATTTATTTGGTTTGAGTTCCTCCAAAATTTCTAATCCAGCGATTTCCGCATTCAGTTTGACGGTAGGCTCAGTATGCCATGGAAATTACGATGATTTGGATAAAAAATCCTTCGGAACCAGGGACTTACCTTCAAGCTTTTCTCGTGCTGGGCTCGGGTTGTGGGATATGATTAAGCCAGATGTTGTGGAATATGGAGGTGACTTCGTTCATGAAAAAGCCGGGGCTAAACTTCTGACAAATCATGAATCTGTAAGTCCCGAACTAGTTTCTTCAACCTTAGGAGGTGGGGGCGCTATTTCCAAAAGTTCTGTTGGAACTTCTTTTGCCGCACCAATGGTCACACACATCGCTGGTTGGCTTCTTAAAGAGTTTCCTTTGCTCAGTGCTATTTCTTATAAAGCATTAATCGTACAGGCTGCTCGTTTGCCAGAAAATAAGTTTCGTCACCCTGACCTTAATGACCTAAAGTGCATGGGGTACGGAATTCCGACCCTACAACGTGCTACTCAAAATTCTGAGAATCGTGTAACGTTTTTGACAGAGGGTATTGTTACAGCGAAAGGTGCTGATGTATTTATGATCAAGGTCCCCAAAGCAGTTAATCGTCCTGGTCTTGATAATGAAATTCTTCTTGAGATAACCTTGAACTATAGATCCACTGTTCGACGTACACGAAAATATACTAAATCATACCTAAGTTCTTGGCTTAGCTGGGAAATTTCAACGCCAGATGAAAGCTATCAGGATTTTTGCAACCGCGTGATAAAATCAATAGACAATCCTAAAGTAATAAATGGCGGGGGTAAAAATGGGCTTCCATGGACTATCTTTAATCGTGGTAATAATGGGATTGTTCGTGATGTAAAACGGCAAGACAGTACCACCCAAAAGGATTGGACGATAGTCAGTTCAAATAAATTACCTGATGAATTCTGTATTGCTGTCGTTGGTCACCACGGTTGGGATAAAGACTTAAAGTCAGAAACATCATACTCATTGGTTGTTAGTTTTGAGGCATTAGATAAAAATATTCCTATTTATCAACAGTTTGAAGTTGAAAATAGAGTAGAGCTTGAACAGGAAATAAATGTCTAA
- a CDS encoding AbiTii domain-containing protein encodes MKLISDILNDLVNDQISLTVALNKTKVLATRIGNKRLLDWVNSELKGYANLNSVPEYRITHGTIIGDFNNGRQMVTNYPIPLPDLGEKMDDQIRQFRTVDSIYTLESFFKMPGREKLDSLVFPFSDGMRATLEDILRNSNGPYFQLISVGIKVPFHFATSVIAKVKDMLLEFMLEIEKEFGIESDIADLKNNNLKINYIMNNTITNNGDGNVVNTGSNSQITANINIIKGDKEALTKSLKENGVATEDISDLLMVIDTEKPNGNSFGEKVNNWMKKMLAKSIDGTWQVGIGAAGSLLAELIKAYYVG; translated from the coding sequence ATGAAGCTAATTAGTGATATCCTTAATGATCTGGTCAATGACCAAATTTCTCTTACTGTAGCGCTTAACAAAACGAAAGTATTAGCAACAAGGATTGGCAATAAACGACTTCTGGACTGGGTAAACTCTGAGCTGAAAGGGTATGCGAATTTGAATAGTGTCCCAGAATACAGAATAACTCACGGTACAATAATTGGGGATTTCAACAACGGACGACAAATGGTTACAAATTATCCAATCCCATTACCTGATTTGGGGGAGAAAATGGATGATCAAATTAGGCAGTTTCGTACGGTGGACAGTATTTACACTTTGGAGAGTTTTTTTAAAATGCCTGGGCGAGAGAAACTAGATTCTTTAGTATTTCCATTTTCTGATGGAATGAGAGCAACGCTTGAAGATATTCTCAGAAATTCCAATGGGCCATATTTTCAGCTTATTAGTGTGGGAATCAAAGTTCCCTTTCATTTTGCCACGAGCGTAATAGCAAAGGTCAAAGACATGTTGTTGGAATTTATGTTAGAGATAGAGAAAGAATTTGGAATTGAATCCGATATTGCAGATTTAAAAAATAATAACCTTAAAATCAATTATATTATGAATAACACTATCACAAATAACGGGGACGGCAATGTTGTCAACACTGGTTCCAATTCACAAATCACAGCTAATATAAACATCATTAAAGGCGATAAGGAAGCCCTGACAAAATCCCTTAAAGAAAATGGTGTAGCCACTGAGGATATCTCCGATTTACTTATGGTAATAGATACCGAAAAGCCCAATGGAAATAGTTTTGGAGAAAAGGTAAATAATTGGATGAAAAAAATGCTTGCTAAATCCATAGATGGGACCTGGCAGGTTGGGATTGGTGCAGCTGGGTCGTTGCTGGCAGAGCTAATAAAAGCTTATTATGTAGGGTAA
- a CDS encoding AbiTii domain-containing protein yields the protein MERNQTFLLQQVIDDLLDPTLSVEAPLLKLKYFALLVKNSKLAAYTDLEINGYKDAKILPRYRQGLAALTINLQVGIDNYKKELPISMIEKPYASQLKYLPVPEGIKVIEFMIAKSGQKSDLITVAFPMESLHLLQGPAGKLYRTNLRPTVTEAWLTTNANILVQIPSTVRSRLLAFTMDIAESFGFDIQISKFKGNQIENNQIINNYFRNEIINQGDRNIVNTGNGSSLKGK from the coding sequence ATGGAACGAAACCAGACTTTTCTCCTGCAACAGGTTATAGACGACTTGTTAGATCCAACTTTATCAGTCGAAGCACCTCTTTTAAAACTGAAATACTTTGCCCTTCTAGTTAAAAACAGCAAGCTTGCAGCATATACTGATTTAGAAATCAATGGCTACAAGGATGCAAAAATTCTACCAAGATATAGACAAGGACTTGCGGCATTAACAATTAATTTACAAGTAGGAATTGATAACTATAAGAAAGAATTGCCTATATCTATGATTGAAAAACCCTATGCTTCCCAACTAAAGTACCTTCCTGTCCCGGAAGGCATAAAAGTTATAGAATTTATGATCGCAAAATCTGGCCAAAAATCAGATCTTATCACTGTAGCTTTCCCAATGGAATCTTTGCATTTACTGCAAGGACCAGCCGGTAAATTATACCGCACCAACTTACGCCCTACTGTAACGGAAGCTTGGCTAACTACAAATGCGAATATCCTTGTACAGATCCCAAGTACAGTCAGATCGCGGCTTCTGGCTTTTACTATGGATATTGCTGAAAGTTTCGGATTTGACATTCAGATTTCTAAGTTTAAGGGGAATCAGATAGAGAACAACCAAATCATAAATAATTATTTCCGCAATGAGATTATCAATCAAGGTGATAGAAATATAGTCAATACAGGAAATGGTTCGTCTTTGAAAGGGAAATAA
- a CDS encoding helix-turn-helix domain-containing protein produces the protein MINIRDEAAIKAFGLRVRQLRKDQGLSMEKLAELSGIDYRQISYVELGDTNPTISTASAIAKGLNLHIKDLFDF, from the coding sequence GTGATTAATATTAGAGATGAAGCGGCTATAAAGGCTTTTGGGCTTAGAGTAAGGCAACTTAGAAAAGATCAAGGTCTTTCTATGGAAAAGTTGGCTGAGCTTTCTGGTATTGATTACAGACAGATTTCTTATGTTGAACTTGGAGATACGAATCCTACTATTTCTACGGCTTCGGCAATCGCTAAAGGATTAAACCTTCATATTAAGGATTTATTTGATTTTTGA
- a CDS encoding AAA family ATPase has translation MNRVSDVGYREENSPIIETNIPKQKPKRMTCTLGEMVARVKSEPSIPMLYSAIKEGSVGLVYGVAKTGKTIFCENLGMSIASGRDKYLGKQINAANKKVLFVSLEEFYAPRTGRNIKQLDIFSDNELQNIKSNYFVVTEHAPKALVTKADWAFLRDEIEEIKPGIVFIDSLTRVVDGQIENSDTAKDAMITLRDIANDYKVTLVIIHHSVKIDQENAMSQRDVAGSRIISQEVDFIFGINKTSDNSRYIKLISARYADDNNPNVAKFELDENLWINVTGTVKEQDLLVPRADRRKDDSTYNQVIDCVKKLLIDSELVKSGDIKDILVPAFMSEKTLYKNLEKGLERDVLDSPKKGFYCFNA, from the coding sequence ATGAATAGAGTTAGTGATGTTGGGTATAGAGAGGAAAATAGCCCTATTATTGAAACAAATATCCCAAAACAAAAACCCAAAAGGATGACGTGTACATTAGGGGAAATGGTAGCAAGGGTTAAAAGTGAACCGTCAATACCTATGCTGTACTCTGCTATAAAAGAGGGGTCAGTAGGGTTAGTATATGGAGTTGCAAAGACAGGAAAAACTATTTTCTGTGAAAACTTAGGCATGAGTATAGCTTCAGGAAGAGATAAATACTTAGGTAAACAAATTAATGCAGCTAATAAAAAAGTGTTGTTTGTATCTCTAGAAGAATTTTACGCACCAAGAACTGGTCGAAATATTAAACAACTGGACATTTTTAGTGATAATGAATTACAAAATATAAAAAGTAATTATTTTGTAGTCACAGAACATGCTCCAAAAGCTTTGGTGACAAAAGCGGATTGGGCATTTTTAAGAGATGAAATTGAAGAAATAAAACCTGGTATAGTTTTTATCGATTCACTCACAAGAGTTGTGGATGGACAAATTGAAAATTCAGACACAGCAAAAGATGCAATGATAACATTACGTGATATTGCTAACGATTATAAAGTAACATTAGTTATCATACATCATAGTGTTAAAATAGACCAAGAAAATGCTATGAGCCAACGAGATGTAGCAGGCAGCAGAATAATAAGCCAAGAAGTTGACTTTATCTTTGGCATAAATAAAACATCGGATAATTCACGATATATAAAACTTATATCTGCAAGGTATGCCGATGATAATAACCCGAACGTTGCAAAATTTGAGCTTGATGAGAATTTGTGGATTAACGTTACAGGAACAGTAAAAGAACAAGATTTACTTGTACCTAGGGCTGACAGAAGAAAAGATGATAGTACATATAATCAAGTGATAGATTGCGTTAAGAAATTACTAATAGATTCAGAATTAGTAAAATCAGGAGACATTAAGGATATATTAGTACCTGCTTTTATGTCGGAAAAGACCTTATATAAAAATCTTGAAAAGGGACTAGAAAGAGATGTTTTAGATTCACCAAAAAAAGGTTTTTATTGCTTTAACGCATAA
- a CDS encoding DNA-methyltransferase: MSSYKINNTLNTVYNKDARSILDTIPSDIKIATTITSPPYFDMKDYNSDDQVGYGQTYDDYLNDLKLIFSGVYEITEEDGSLWIIIDTFKREGQVVTLPFDLSSKLKEIGWLLQDVIIWKKDKTVPWSMGGFMQRKFEYILFFTKSAKYKSNKDNVRVYDTAHLKKWWVKYPERYNPKGKALDEVWEFPIPVQGSWGDKYIRHFCPLPTDMVATMIQLSTNENDIVLDPFAGSGTVLSQSAYMKRNYIGFETNKDYIEMFTAYLQKTIDENSAEYELASTGVQDDFENTILNLRALKYARVLVASIQKKLAIKDIKVIVVRGEKSTLRNKLIKVTYRFITLTPSDAILAAAESLINKQPLSKFGIEPSFDFVQIEEIDLTGKNGYTITNTYSFNKQLDLLNPSIKVISEIKVDLNEKDYL; encoded by the coding sequence ATGAGTTCCTACAAGATAAATAATACATTAAACACGGTCTATAATAAAGATGCTAGATCTATTTTAGATACTATTCCTTCTGACATTAAAATTGCGACCACTATTACCTCGCCACCTTATTTTGATATGAAAGATTATAACTCTGATGATCAAGTCGGATACGGTCAGACATATGATGATTATCTAAATGATCTTAAGCTGATATTTAGCGGTGTTTATGAAATTACAGAGGAAGATGGATCTTTATGGATAATAATAGATACTTTCAAAAGAGAAGGGCAAGTGGTGACATTGCCGTTTGATTTGTCGAGCAAATTAAAGGAGATTGGCTGGCTATTACAGGATGTAATAATATGGAAGAAAGATAAAACTGTTCCATGGTCGATGGGAGGGTTTATGCAAAGGAAGTTCGAATACATACTTTTCTTCACAAAGTCGGCTAAATATAAATCCAATAAAGATAATGTACGGGTTTATGATACAGCGCATTTAAAGAAGTGGTGGGTGAAGTATCCTGAGAGATATAATCCAAAAGGGAAAGCACTAGATGAGGTTTGGGAATTTCCAATACCAGTGCAAGGATCGTGGGGTGATAAGTATATCCGTCATTTTTGTCCATTACCAACAGATATGGTTGCTACTATGATTCAACTTAGTACAAATGAAAACGATATTGTATTAGATCCATTTGCTGGAAGTGGAACTGTTTTGTCTCAATCAGCATATATGAAACGAAATTATATAGGTTTCGAGACAAATAAAGATTATATAGAAATGTTCACGGCTTATTTACAAAAAACTATAGATGAGAATAGTGCGGAATACGAATTGGCAAGCACAGGAGTACAAGATGACTTTGAAAATACCATTCTAAATCTACGTGCTTTAAAATATGCCCGTGTATTGGTAGCAAGTATCCAAAAAAAACTAGCTATAAAAGATATTAAAGTGATAGTTGTTAGAGGTGAGAAAAGTACTTTAAGGAATAAACTCATCAAAGTTACCTATCGTTTTATAACATTAACTCCTAGTGATGCAATTTTAGCTGCGGCAGAAAGCCTTATAAATAAACAGCCACTATCTAAATTTGGAATCGAGCCCTCGTTTGATTTCGTGCAGATTGAAGAAATTGATCTAACGGGTAAGAATGGATATACAATTACAAATACATATTCATTTAATAAACAGTTGGATTTGTTGAATCCATCAATAAAAGTTATAAGTGAGATCAAAGTTGATCTTAATGAAAAAGATTATTTATAG
- a CDS encoding DGQHR domain-containing protein, whose translation MKKIIYSSAMAKKKIQKKKVVKKKLSPQEKLFAKEQRDQRNEISNILKNIGFSRLPYIDGKHFLYDGRSSEMDDIFVFENIILVTEYTLGDPNDHLLKKNYFYDKINEDKRAFIDFLLKEEKLASFKKYYDESIKNKYSVNQLRLKILYCSKKTIGLEHKGLVQNVIYFDYHIVKYFQSLTKVIKRSSKFEFLEFLGIPIKDFAENIKSSKESSDKFQGHILPEEKSSFKEGYKIVSFYIDAESLLKRAYVLRQNGWRDVENVGHYQRMFLQKKITSMRKYLTDKDRVFVNNIISSIATDKIKLYDKNDELLKLNKNGQFVGENSTEVTPTSIVINDECNIIGIIDGQHRTYAYHEGDDQYENHISTQRGVQNLLVTGILFPSEESVAKRLKFEANLFLEINSTQAKAGSQLTQEIELMISPFSSVAIAKRILQGLNKSGPLGNLIEQYWYEKGKIKTASIVSYGLKPLIKIEDIKSKDSTYHLWENPDKVKLKIKDNEEHELLGEYVDFTVEKIRDVLIAFKSKMDKDQWCAYSAATPNGILTVTFINGILNVLRLLIESNNVSTVEEYQKRLEGINGFGFKKYKSSQYRKMGLDIYKEYFKIE comes from the coding sequence ATGAAAAAGATTATTTATAGTTCAGCTATGGCTAAAAAGAAAATACAGAAGAAAAAAGTTGTAAAAAAGAAGTTATCTCCTCAAGAGAAACTATTTGCCAAAGAACAAAGAGATCAAAGAAATGAAATCTCTAATATCTTAAAAAACATAGGCTTCTCAAGACTTCCATATATAGATGGGAAGCATTTTCTTTATGATGGAAGGTCGTCAGAAATGGATGACATTTTTGTATTTGAAAATATAATTTTAGTTACTGAGTATACATTAGGAGATCCCAATGATCATCTTTTAAAAAAGAACTATTTCTATGACAAAATTAATGAAGATAAAAGAGCTTTTATTGATTTCCTTTTAAAAGAAGAAAAACTAGCTAGTTTTAAGAAATATTACGATGAAAGTATTAAGAATAAATATTCTGTTAATCAGCTACGCCTAAAAATTCTTTATTGCTCGAAAAAGACGATTGGGTTAGAACACAAGGGGTTAGTCCAAAATGTAATTTATTTCGATTACCACATCGTAAAGTATTTTCAAAGTCTAACGAAGGTTATTAAAAGATCTAGCAAGTTTGAATTTCTGGAGTTTTTAGGAATTCCAATTAAAGATTTTGCTGAAAATATAAAATCATCAAAAGAATCTTCAGATAAATTTCAAGGGCATATTTTGCCGGAAGAAAAAAGCTCATTTAAAGAAGGATACAAAATAGTTTCTTTTTACATTGATGCAGAATCTTTATTAAAGCGAGCTTACGTTTTGAGGCAAAATGGTTGGAGAGATGTTGAAAATGTCGGACACTATCAAAGGATGTTTTTGCAAAAGAAGATAACGAGTATGCGAAAATATTTAACTGATAAAGATAGGGTTTTTGTTAATAATATTATTTCGTCTATAGCAACAGATAAAATCAAGTTGTATGATAAAAATGACGAGTTACTTAAGCTTAATAAAAATGGACAATTTGTTGGTGAAAATTCTACTGAGGTAACACCTACCTCCATAGTAATTAATGATGAGTGTAATATAATAGGAATTATTGACGGTCAGCATAGGACATATGCCTATCATGAGGGAGATGATCAATATGAAAACCATATCTCTACTCAACGTGGAGTTCAAAATCTGCTTGTCACCGGGATTTTGTTTCCCAGTGAAGAAAGCGTAGCTAAAAGGCTAAAATTCGAAGCAAACTTATTTCTTGAGATTAATTCTACACAAGCTAAAGCTGGATCTCAATTGACACAAGAAATTGAGCTGATGATTAGTCCATTTTCATCAGTTGCTATTGCTAAACGAATATTACAAGGTCTAAATAAAAGTGGCCCACTTGGAAATCTCATAGAGCAATACTGGTATGAAAAAGGTAAAATTAAAACTGCTTCTATAGTTAGTTATGGGTTAAAGCCATTAATTAAAATTGAAGATATAAAATCAAAAGATAGCACATATCATCTTTGGGAAAATCCAGATAAGGTGAAGTTAAAAATTAAGGATAATGAAGAACATGAATTATTAGGAGAATATGTGGATTTTACTGTTGAGAAAATTAGAGATGTATTAATAGCATTTAAGTCCAAAATGGATAAAGATCAGTGGTGCGCTTACAGTGCTGCTACTCCAAACGGGATCTTAACGGTGACCTTTATTAACGGGATTCTGAATGTTCTAAGGTTGCTTATAGAATCCAATAATGTGTCAACAGTTGAAGAGTATCAGAAAAGACTTGAAGGGATAAATGGTTTTGGATTTAAAAAGTATAAATCAAGTCAATATCGCAAAATGGGATTGGATATTTACAAGGAGTATTTTAAAATTGAATAG
- a CDS encoding tyrosine-type recombinase/integrase: MYTTPQISANDNLASRSYVYFYYNKKHYKFYNGNKLNLPIFPNHAKTVKERAKLLHKLQQEYTKALNNNWSPTASPFLDEVLSTKVAFSKVLEEKLQSPYSKFYKRDLKTVCEQFLNSLSKELSEMNINELPNSAIETFLNQFKSSGRHYMNKRRSLSIFFSELVRKEFIGKNPVIKTPKQKAKAKLHEIYKDEQLNNVLNYLMENHYNLYLCSLITYGCLLRPHQEVRFLTKKHISDDFTKFNLSGAENKSGRVRTVFIPSYLKEVLLNHLKEIENLDSNIFTLTNEPFNDDYFKTQWSRAKTQMLKIGLISKNQTLYSFRHTAAVKVYRKSKDLSILQQLLGHSNMIVTLKYLRGLGEATNEELKDVMPELALF, translated from the coding sequence GTGTATACTACACCACAAATTTCAGCTAATGATAACTTAGCATCACGTTCATACGTATATTTTTATTATAACAAAAAACATTATAAGTTTTATAATGGCAACAAACTGAATCTACCCATATTCCCCAATCATGCTAAGACCGTTAAAGAAAGAGCTAAATTGCTCCATAAGCTACAACAGGAATACACTAAAGCCTTAAATAACAACTGGAGTCCTACAGCCTCACCTTTTTTAGATGAGGTGTTATCAACTAAGGTAGCCTTTAGTAAAGTGTTAGAAGAAAAGCTGCAATCACCTTACAGCAAGTTTTACAAGCGGGATCTAAAAACAGTTTGTGAACAATTCTTAAATTCTTTATCAAAGGAACTTTCAGAGATGAATATTAATGAATTACCTAATTCAGCAATTGAAACCTTTTTAAATCAATTTAAAAGCTCCGGGAGACATTATATGAATAAAAGGCGTTCACTATCTATCTTCTTCTCAGAATTAGTAAGAAAAGAATTTATCGGCAAAAATCCTGTTATTAAAACTCCTAAACAAAAAGCCAAAGCCAAGCTTCACGAGATTTATAAGGACGAGCAATTAAATAATGTTTTAAATTATTTAATGGAGAATCATTATAATCTATATCTATGCTCATTAATAACTTATGGCTGTTTGCTCCGTCCGCATCAAGAGGTAAGATTTTTGACTAAAAAACATATAAGTGATGATTTTACCAAGTTCAATTTATCTGGAGCAGAAAATAAAAGTGGTCGAGTAAGAACTGTGTTTATCCCTTCATATCTAAAAGAAGTATTACTCAACCATTTAAAAGAAATTGAAAATTTAGATAGTAATATTTTCACATTGACTAATGAACCATTTAATGATGATTACTTCAAGACTCAGTGGTCTAGGGCGAAAACACAAATGCTCAAAATAGGTTTAATATCAAAAAATCAAACTCTTTATTCATTTAGACATACTGCCGCAGTGAAAGTTTATAGAAAATCAAAGGACCTAAGCATACTACAGCAACTTTTAGGGCACTCAAACATGATTGTGACACTAAAATACTTAAGAGGATTAGGAGAAGCTACAAATGAGGAGTTAAAAGACGTTATGCCTGAGTTAGCATTATTTTAA